In Salana multivorans, a single genomic region encodes these proteins:
- a CDS encoding metallopeptidase family protein: MPVTMSEEDFEGCVADGLDLVPPELTALMDNVVVLVADEPPDGEERHLLGLYEGVPLTERDGWWAAGSLPDRITIFRLPTLAICETAEDVAEEVAVTVVHEIAHHFGIDDARLHELGWD, translated from the coding sequence ATGCCGGTCACCATGAGCGAGGAGGACTTCGAGGGCTGCGTCGCCGACGGCCTCGACCTCGTGCCGCCCGAGCTGACCGCGCTCATGGACAACGTCGTCGTCCTCGTGGCCGACGAGCCGCCCGACGGCGAGGAGCGCCACCTCCTCGGTCTCTACGAGGGCGTCCCCCTGACGGAGCGCGACGGCTGGTGGGCCGCCGGCTCCCTCCCGGACCGGATCACGATCTTCCGCCTCCCGACGCTGGCGATCTGCGAGACCGCCGAGGACGTCGCGGAGGAGGTGGCCGTCACCGTCGTGCACGAGATCGCCCACCACTTCGGGATCGACGACGCGCGCCTGCACGAGCTCGGCTGGGACTGA
- a CDS encoding ArsR/SmtB family transcription factor, whose translation MTMNHEALTHDHAAVAAVFRALADPARLTLLHCLADGEARVVELTACVGLAQSTTSAHLAVLRDAGLVAARADGRATLYRLTTRATLALLARAEELLDEGLGVVVHDHTEDADAHDDATHRPHGAGRPERRRTAAER comes from the coding sequence ATGACGATGAATCATGAGGCCCTGACGCACGACCACGCCGCCGTCGCGGCCGTCTTCCGTGCGCTCGCCGACCCGGCTCGTCTCACGCTCCTGCACTGTCTCGCCGACGGGGAGGCCCGGGTCGTCGAGCTCACCGCCTGCGTCGGCCTCGCGCAGTCCACCACCTCGGCCCACCTCGCCGTCCTGCGCGACGCCGGCCTCGTCGCCGCGCGCGCCGACGGCCGCGCCACGCTCTACCGGCTCACCACCCGCGCCACGCTCGCGCTGCTCGCGCGCGCCGAGGAGCTGCTGGACGAGGGCCTCGGCGTCGTCGTCCACGACCACACCGAGGACGCGGACGCGCACGACGACGCGACCCACCGCCCGCACGGCGCTGGACGACCCGAGCGGCGACGGACGGCGGCCGAGCGATGA
- a CDS encoding cation diffusion facilitator family transporter, with amino-acid sequence MSGGHAHGHAHGVGGPATAGQRHRGRLVAALSITLTVMVAELVAAWWSGSLALLADAGHMLSDSAGLAIALVATWLAARPATDRWTFGWQRAEILAALTNGVILTVVGLGVIIEGVRRLREPEPVESGIMLVVGIVGLLANLVALRLLSGGREESLNVRGAYLEVLGDLLGSLAVIVAAVLIATTGWERADAVASLAIGVLIVPRALSLLRDVARVLLEGAPLDVEVAVVREHLERTRGVVAVHDLHAWTITSGVPALSAHVVVEDEEASAAGLCRLLDAFGACLEGHFDVEHSTIQVEPVSHHRAHPEGAGHR; translated from the coding sequence ATGAGCGGCGGCCACGCGCACGGCCACGCGCACGGGGTCGGCGGCCCGGCGACGGCCGGCCAGCGGCACCGGGGCCGGCTCGTCGCGGCCCTGTCGATCACGCTCACGGTCATGGTCGCGGAGCTGGTCGCCGCGTGGTGGTCCGGCTCGCTCGCCCTGCTCGCGGACGCCGGCCACATGCTCTCGGACTCCGCCGGTCTCGCGATCGCGCTCGTCGCGACCTGGCTCGCCGCCCGTCCCGCCACCGACCGGTGGACCTTCGGCTGGCAGCGCGCCGAGATCCTCGCCGCCCTCACGAACGGCGTCATCCTCACCGTCGTCGGCCTCGGCGTCATCATCGAGGGCGTCCGCCGGCTGCGGGAGCCGGAGCCGGTCGAGAGCGGGATCATGCTCGTGGTCGGCATCGTCGGGCTGCTCGCCAACCTCGTCGCGCTCCGGCTGCTGTCGGGCGGCCGGGAGGAGAGCCTCAACGTCCGCGGCGCCTACCTCGAGGTGCTCGGCGACCTGCTCGGCTCGCTCGCCGTCATCGTCGCCGCCGTCCTCATCGCGACGACCGGCTGGGAGCGGGCCGACGCGGTCGCCTCGCTCGCGATCGGCGTCCTCATCGTGCCGCGGGCGCTCTCGCTGCTGCGCGACGTCGCCCGCGTCCTGCTCGAGGGCGCGCCGCTCGACGTCGAGGTCGCCGTGGTCCGGGAGCACCTGGAGCGGACGCGCGGCGTCGTCGCCGTCCACGACCTGCACGCCTGGACGATCACGTCCGGCGTCCCCGCCCTGTCGGCGCACGTGGTGGTCGAGGACGAGGAGGCGTCGGCCGCCGGGCTCTGCCGCCTGCTCGACGCGTTCGGGGCGTGCCTGGAGGGGCACTTCGACGTCGAGCACTCCACCATCCAGGTCGAGCCGGTGTCGCACCACCGCGCCCACCCCGAGGGCGCCGGCCACCGCTGA
- the galE gene encoding UDP-glucose 4-epimerase GalE — translation MSDTTTGQCWLVTGGAGYIGSHVVRAFQEAGIRVVVVDDLSSGHREYVPDDVPFIVASILDTEVLAAAMREHGVTGVVHLAGFKYAGESVTRPLHTYTQNVTGTVHLLEAMREAGVGAIVFSSSAATYGTPHVDLVTETTPTRPESPYGESKLIGEWLIADAARAHALRHTSLRYFNVVGSLPGLADTSPHNLFPLVVKALVEGRTPRINGDDYATPDGTCVRDYVHVVDLAASHVAAARALAAGAELEPVYNLGSGDGLSVRQIMDAFAEVTGIDFSPEIAPRRPGDPDRIVADGSLAARDIDWAMRHTVADMVRSAWEARPAS, via the coding sequence ATGAGCGACACCACCACCGGACAGTGCTGGCTGGTCACGGGAGGGGCGGGCTACATCGGCTCCCACGTCGTGCGGGCGTTCCAGGAGGCGGGCATCCGCGTCGTCGTGGTCGACGACCTGTCCTCCGGCCACCGCGAGTACGTGCCGGACGACGTCCCGTTCATCGTCGCGTCGATCCTCGACACGGAGGTCCTGGCGGCCGCGATGCGCGAGCACGGCGTCACCGGCGTCGTCCACCTCGCCGGGTTCAAGTACGCGGGCGAGTCGGTGACGCGACCGCTGCACACCTACACGCAGAACGTGACGGGCACCGTCCACCTGCTCGAGGCGATGCGCGAGGCCGGCGTCGGGGCGATCGTGTTCTCCTCCTCGGCCGCGACGTACGGCACGCCGCACGTCGACCTCGTGACCGAGACGACGCCGACCCGGCCCGAGTCCCCCTACGGGGAGAGCAAGCTCATCGGCGAGTGGCTCATCGCCGACGCCGCCCGCGCGCACGCCCTGCGGCACACGTCGCTGCGCTACTTCAACGTCGTCGGCTCGCTGCCGGGGCTCGCGGACACCTCACCGCACAACCTGTTCCCGCTCGTGGTCAAGGCGCTGGTGGAGGGCCGGACGCCGCGGATCAACGGCGACGACTACGCCACCCCGGACGGGACGTGCGTGCGCGACTACGTCCACGTCGTCGACCTCGCGGCCTCGCACGTCGCGGCGGCTCGGGCGCTCGCCGCCGGTGCCGAGCTCGAGCCGGTCTACAACCTCGGCTCGGGCGACGGGCTGTCCGTCCGGCAGATCATGGACGCGTTCGCTGAGGTCACGGGCATCGACTTCTCCCCCGAGATCGCGCCGCGCCGGCCGGGCGACCCGGACCGGATCGTCGCCGACGGGTCGCTCGCCGCGCGGGACATCGACTGGGCGATGCGACACACCGTCGCCGACATGGTCCGCTCGGCCTGGGAGGCCCGCCCGGCCTCCTGA